ATTCAGCTCGAACTATGAGTAATACATATgcaaaacaaaattttaaatgtacACATATAATAAAGATCATACTCATTTGAATCAACTAACTCTGGATCCTTGATTCGCCTCTATCAGAGGTTACCAGTGATGTATTATCTTCATCCGAGATAAGTGCTTAGAAAAATTTGGTAAACTGCATCATAACCATAGTTTTTACTTTTTAGCAACTGAAATACGTTTCACCAACAGGTTTGTTCTCTGGCGGCTCAATAGCATTAGTGGCAGCTATTGCTGTATCCATACATTTCGGAAACCTTCTACAGCATGAGGGTCGTGGGCAGTATATGGAAAATATATTTCCACTCTACAGGTAAACTAATCATCTGTCTATTACAAAGTCATATTGATTCTTAATTGCCCCTTGTCTGTCTACAAGCGAAACCATGTTTTAAGCAATACATATGAGTAATAGAGCTGTATCTTTTGCAGCCTATTCGGATACATTGTCCTCCATATGCTCATGTACGCCGGGAACATATACTACTGGAGGCATTTTAGAGTCAATTATCCCTTCATTTTTGGCTTCAAGCAGGGAACAGAACTAGGTTACAGACAAGTTCTTTTCCTTGCTTCTGGTCTTTCAGTACTTGCATTGGCTGCTGCATTGTCCCACCTAGATATGGAGATGGATCCAAATACAAGAAGTTTTGAGACAGTGATTGAGCTGATCCCACTTGCCGTGGTGTTTGTAAGTCTAGCAAAAAACAGTACTTCTTCTACTTTCATTTTACAACTGATCTATACAAAAATGTTTCAAAAATTACAAACccctaatcttttttttttcagatTCTGCTTCTAATAACTTTTTGCCCTCTGAACATCATATATCGTTCAAGTCGCTTCTTCCTTATAAGATGTGGTTGGCACTGTCTATGTGCTCCCCTTTACAAGGTACCAGCAATTTGTTTAAGAGATATTGCAGATTAATAATGCAGAAAGTACGTAGATACTAAAATGTTTCACATAATTTTGCAGGTTAATCTACCAGATTTTTTCTTGGCAGATCAGCTTACTAGCCAGGTTTTACACTAAGCTTTTTCTTTTGTAATGGGGAACTTCTGTATTATACCAAAAGAGAATCCAAGAAATTGATAATTCAGTCTGTGCAAATTTTGCAAAACTTATGGGAAAGAACTTTAATGTGCTCTTGCATTTCAGGTTCAGGCAATTAGGAGTTTGCAGTTCTATGTCTGCTACTATGTGTGGGGCAACTTCAGAACAAGATCTAATAAATGTCAAGAAAGCAGTGTTTATCAAATCTTATACATAGTCGTCGCAATTATTCCCTTTTGGTCTCGGTTTATTCAGGTGTGAGAAACTTTGCACCAGAAAAAATGAAAATAGGTATCTTCAAACTTATTTAACATGGTGATAATTTGTATAATATATGTACAGTGCCTTCGCCGCTTATTTGAAGAGAAAGATTCAATGCAGGGGCTTAATAGCCTCAAATATTTCTCAACCATTGTTGCTCTTGTGATGAGGACACTTTATGCTCAAAAGAGAGGAACGTTTTGGAGAGTAATGGCGGCATCATCCTCAGGAATTACTACAGTTGCAAATACTTACTGGGACATTGTTATAGATTGGGGTTTATTGCAAAAGAATTCAAGAAACCGTTGGTTGAGAGACAAACTGCTTGTGCCACACAAGATTGTCTACTTTGTTGCCATTGTAAGTTGCAGAAAGCaggtttgaaaaatatatagAGTATTACACAACTCTCTTCCAGTGTAAATTAACTTTCTTGAAGACTAAATGCAGGTTCTTGACATTATTCTGAGACTAGTATGGATGCAGTTGGTTCTTGATTTTCAAGAACTACCATTTCTGCACAAGAAAGCAATGGTTGCAGTAGTTGCCTCTCTAGAGATCCTTCGCCGAGGCATGTGGAATTTTTTCAGGTCGGAACTCCAAACCATTATCTATTTGAGTAACATATTCCATGATATTGTAAAAGAATTTTTAAGCTATTAAGTCATCTAACCGTCCATAAAAAGAGGAATTAGAAACCTGAAAAACAAGACAGTTAATTATATGCTACAACAGGTTAAAATGTAAAGTTTATCTATTTTATAGCAGAAATTTGATGAGTTAGCCAGCTACTTGTGTATTTATTTGACATCACGTAGAAGATAGTTATGCTGTCTTTTATTGTTCAGGTTGGAAAATGAGCACTTGAATAACGTCGGGAAATATCGTGCCTTCAAGTCCGTACCATTGCCTTTTAACTACGAGGAGGACAAGAGTCTATAACTATATTTAGCTGATACGCAGAAGTCAAAGGAATCCAgggttttcttttctttctttttttttcttgtacAAATTCTTTGATTCGTTTGTCAATATTGGTGTTTATAATACAGTTTTTTTCATGAAATTAGCAGTGAAGATATAGGACCAAAAGAAAGTTGATTCCAGCCTCTTGAAAACGGTCTTTACGTTGTTGCTTCAGATTTCTACGTTCTATATTGTGTCTGAACTTAATGTACCAAAAAATGGTTTAGATCCGCAAGGGACATTCTTTATATGAAATGGAATGGTGCTTGATAATTGGTTGACTCTCTCTACAAACTACCAAGACGTGCTACTACCAAAAATCTTTTCACGAAAATTCGTAGCGTTATTTTAGGCCCATGATTGATGCATGGAGTTACCATAACCACTCAAAAACAATAGCTGAAGAATACAGACACTTGCGTCCAGGTTTCTTGGTCAAAAGAGTCCCAAAATATTTAACAAAAACGGATGTTTGAGGTCCCATCTTTTTAAAATTTCACATGACATTGGCTCGTAATACGATTGAAGGAAATCCCTCTTATGTAGAATAAGCCTTAGGAGCAGTTGCGGAGGCAGAATTTTTATTAGAGGAGattcaaaacacacacacacacacacacacacatatatatatatatatatatatatatatatatatataacaaaaacGGATGTTTGAGGTCCCATCTTTTCAAAATTTCACATGACATTGGCTCGTAATACAATTGAAGGAAATCCCTCTTATGTAGAATAAGCCTTAGGAGCAGTTGCGGAGGCAGAATTTTTATTAGAGGGGattcaaaacacacacacacacacacacacacatacatatatatatatatatatatatatatatatatatatatatatatatatatatatatatataacaaaaacGGATGTTTGAGGTCCCATCTTTTCAAAATTTCACATGACATTGGCTCGTAATACGATTGAAGGAAATCCCTCTTATGTAGAATAAGCCTTAGGAGCAGTTGCGGAGGCAGGATTTTTATTAGAGGGGATTcaaacacacatacacacacacacacacacacacacacacacacatatatatatatatatatatatatatatatatatatatatataacattggacaaaatataatttttcaacaaaggGGATGAACCCCCTTTCAACCACAGTGTAATTTTTTAATGTAGGGGACTGTGAACCCCCTTTCAGCTCCTTAGTGTGGCAGCCCACGCTTAGAAGTAGTTTGTGTGGGGTCCATCCCATAAATTAAGGAAGAAATTGATTGGCAGCCATCTTTTCTTTCTTATTGTCAAATAAGGTAGATTGCAGAAGGAAAATGTCAAACTTCTTAGGtggaagaaagaaaaaatttgCATTGCAAATTTTCAACCAATCCTTCATTCTGATTGGTTGAAGAGGTAGGctatttctcctataaaaggagagcttcgaCTTTTTCATTTTACCGCACAGAAAGAGAAGCAACACAATAGTTGCAGAGAGTATTTCTTAGGCATTGTGATAAATAGACTGTGTAGAAGAAAATAGAGAGTGAACGATATTATCGTGaagtgggaatatcaaaagagggttatttcttttgagtgttgtagtggtctttggagtattttactcggacctacaaagtgtaaaatttcttgctatagtgatattagttgctcgtctcggggccgtgattttttccttattcaaaaggATTTTTCACGTagaaatcttggtgtcgttgtcactcttttattcttgttaattaccgtatctcggtgctgcATTATTATTCCGCCTTTagtaccgtgaatattatttctatgagggtttattcccaacaactggtatcagagcacatgtTCTACTCGTTCACAAAAATACTAATCAatgtcggtagtactatactcggtgaaaaataaaaatgtccggagtaaagtacgaggtagcaaaatttaacggagatagcggtttcttaacatggcaaagaaggatgagagatctgctcatccaacaaggattatACAAGGTATTAGATGCTGATGCCAAAatgcctgataccatgaaagctgaggattgggctgacttagatgaaagggctgctagtgcaatcaggttgcacttatcagatgatatggtaaataacatcattgatgaagaaaTCGCACGTGacatttggacaaggttggaaagcctatacatgtccaaaacgctaacaaatatattgtacctgaagaagcagctatacgtcctacacatgggtgaaggtacgaattttttgtcatatttaaatatgtttaacggactaatcacacagctcgccaatctcggagtgaaaatcgaggaagaagataaagccatcttactgttgaactcgttgccatcttcgtacgataatctggcaacaaccatcttgcacggtaagactaccattgagttgaaagatgtcacattggctcttctactcaatgagaagatgagaaagaagcctgaaaatcaaggacatgctctcatcacagaaggtagaggcaggagttatcaaaggagttcgagcaactatggtaaatccggagctcgtgggaagtctaagaaccgatccaaatcaagagctagaaattgctacaattgtgatcaaccaggtcacttcaaaagagatttcccaaatccaaggaagggcaaaggtaaaactagtggccagaagaatgacgacaacacagcCGCCATGGTGAAAAACAATGATAATATTGTCCTCTGTATAAACGAGGAAGAGAaatgcatgcacttatcaggtccagagtcggaatgggtggttgatacaacaacat
This region of Nicotiana tomentosiformis chromosome 4, ASM39032v3, whole genome shotgun sequence genomic DNA includes:
- the LOC104101194 gene encoding phosphate transporter PHO1 homolog 9-like; the encoded protein is MKFGKEFASQIVQEWQEAYVDYNYLKSVLKDILNFNIAASPEVEGSLKRRLSMYRAFSGLQTSFKVSQNNEDEAILVSSEGHYQTMFLMSSEKGGENEMVFFKRLDDEFNKVITFYQKKVEEVKAEADELSKQMDALIALRIKVDKPSIRIKNSHLGNPGRSEMEAIQEAEMTSEEEEATRGKRDTANTKHMEFRPAPLEILDHIKINVEPETPVSTLKNIIHTSKSNLSFSKEELRKAEEQMRKAFVEFYQKLRLLKNFCLLNVLAFSKIMKKYDKITSRKASKSYLEMVNKSYLGSSDEVAKLIERVEATFIKHFVNGNRRKGMKSLRPQAKRETHRVTFFLGLFSGGSIALVAAIAVSIHFGNLLQHEGRGQYMENIFPLYSLFGYIVLHMLMYAGNIYYWRHFRVNYPFIFGFKQGTELGYRQVLFLASGLSVLALAAALSHLDMEMDPNTRSFETVIELIPLAVVFILLLITFCPLNIIYRSSRFFLIRCGWHCLCAPLYKVNLPDFFLADQLTSQVQAIRSLQFYVCYYVWGNFRTRSNKCQESSVYQILYIVVAIIPFWSRFIQCLRRLFEEKDSMQGLNSLKYFSTIVALVMRTLYAQKRGTFWRVMAASSSGITTVANTYWDIVIDWGLLQKNSRNRWLRDKLLVPHKIVYFVAIVLDIILRLVWMQLVLDFQELPFLHKKAMVAVVASLEILRRGMWNFFRLENEHLNNVGKYRAFKSVPLPFNYEEDKSL